One Hyphomicrobium sp. CS1GBMeth3 DNA window includes the following coding sequences:
- the dnaE gene encoding DNA polymerase III subunit alpha: MTAQQTLPKYVHLKTHSAYSLLEGALPIGKIAKLAEANGMPAIGLTDTNNLFGALEFSDKLAGAGIQPIVGGTYDTDFGDGAPASGPAALMRAGQNEPPVRPAGPLALLASNEKGYANLIKLGSQAFLLPDPADPTHIKLEALEAHRDGLIVLTGGPLGPIGSALSEGQADLARERLTRLHRIFNGSLYVELQRHGLKSEEEIEPQLIALAYEFGIPLVATNEVYFATPDDYEAHDALICIADGRMVTEDNRRRVTREHYFKSAEEMATLFADLPEALESTIEIAQRCAYRPLKRKPILPRFVPATDGMSDEEMLAAEAAELDRQAEEGLRARLAVNELAPGFTREDYDKRLAYELDIIARMKFPGYFLIVADFIKWSKSNGVPVGPGRGSGAGSLVAWSLTITDLDPLRFGLLFERFLNPERISMPDFDIDFCQERRDRTIRYVQQKYGEDRVAQIITHGKLQARAVLRDVGRVLQMPYGQVDRLCKLVPNNPANPVTLQEAIDGEPKLQEERDADPLVARLLEMAQKLEGLYRHASTHAAGMVIGDRPLDELVPLYRDPKSNMPVTQFNWKMVEAAGLVKFDFLGLKTLTVLTKAVELVKRGRGIDVDLLGLPLDDRKSYELLAKADTAGVFQLESTGMRESLKRLKPDRFEDIIAMVALYRPGPMDNIPTYINRKHGEEPVDYLHPMLEGILKETYGVIIYQEQVMQIAQVMAGYSLGDADLLRRAMGKKDKDEMARQQARFVEGALKNSVKKDDAIYIFELVDKFAGYGFNKSHAAAYALVSYHTAYMKANFREEFLAASMTLDAGNTDKLAMFAAEAKKSGIRVLPPCVNASEVEFLAEPPKSGDKPGAIRYALAALKNIGASAVETIVESRNAKGAFASLADFASRINTKAVNKRALETLAAGGAFDALERNRALVYGNADAMMAEAGKKADEEHTGQISLLGGMESNTASVVLKLKPAESWTPMEKLQKEFDAIGFFLSGHPLDQYEKALAKLNVYRYVDFEAASARGVSAGRLAGIVISARERRSQKGNKFAFAMFSDTSGQFEAVIFSDTLAASRQLLESGTAVLLDVEAERDGDALKMRVQNVKSLDEAVEQIPRSVRILVDGDALSRNPAGLEQLKSLLRPGKGEAMIELQLADYEQPVPIAPKGRYDLSAKTIGRITTVPGVLEVIES; the protein is encoded by the coding sequence ATGACAGCGCAGCAGACGCTTCCGAAATACGTCCACCTCAAGACCCATAGCGCCTACTCCCTGCTCGAGGGGGCGCTGCCAATCGGCAAGATCGCCAAGCTCGCCGAAGCTAACGGCATGCCGGCCATCGGCCTGACGGACACCAACAATCTCTTCGGCGCGCTCGAGTTCTCGGACAAGCTCGCGGGCGCCGGCATCCAGCCCATCGTCGGCGGCACCTACGATACCGACTTTGGCGACGGCGCGCCGGCGAGCGGCCCTGCCGCCCTGATGCGCGCCGGACAGAACGAGCCGCCCGTGCGCCCTGCCGGTCCGCTTGCGCTCCTTGCATCGAACGAGAAGGGCTACGCCAATCTGATCAAGCTCGGAAGCCAGGCCTTCCTGCTGCCCGATCCCGCCGATCCGACGCACATCAAGCTCGAAGCACTCGAAGCACACCGCGACGGGTTGATCGTTCTGACCGGCGGCCCGCTCGGGCCCATCGGCAGCGCGCTGTCGGAGGGCCAGGCCGATCTCGCCCGCGAGCGGCTCACGCGCCTGCACCGCATCTTCAACGGCAGCCTCTACGTCGAGCTGCAGCGCCACGGCCTCAAATCCGAGGAGGAGATCGAGCCGCAGCTGATCGCGCTCGCTTACGAGTTCGGCATCCCCTTGGTGGCGACCAACGAGGTCTACTTCGCGACGCCTGACGATTACGAGGCCCACGACGCGCTGATTTGCATCGCCGACGGCCGCATGGTGACCGAGGACAATCGCCGCCGCGTCACGCGCGAGCACTATTTCAAAAGCGCCGAGGAAATGGCGACGCTGTTCGCCGATCTCCCCGAAGCGCTCGAAAGCACGATTGAGATCGCACAGCGCTGCGCCTACCGCCCGCTGAAGCGCAAGCCTATCCTGCCGCGCTTCGTGCCCGCGACCGACGGTATGAGCGACGAGGAGATGCTGGCCGCCGAGGCCGCCGAGCTCGATCGCCAGGCCGAGGAGGGGTTACGCGCGCGCCTCGCCGTGAACGAGCTGGCGCCGGGCTTCACGCGCGAGGACTACGACAAGCGGCTCGCCTACGAGCTCGACATCATCGCCCGCATGAAGTTCCCGGGATACTTCCTGATCGTGGCCGACTTCATCAAATGGTCGAAGTCAAACGGTGTGCCGGTCGGCCCGGGCCGCGGCTCCGGCGCGGGCTCGCTGGTTGCCTGGTCGCTCACGATCACCGACCTCGATCCGTTGCGCTTCGGCCTCCTGTTCGAGCGCTTCCTCAACCCCGAACGTATCTCGATGCCGGACTTCGACATCGACTTCTGCCAGGAACGGCGCGATCGAACGATCCGCTACGTGCAGCAGAAGTACGGCGAAGACCGCGTGGCGCAGATCATCACGCACGGCAAGCTGCAGGCACGCGCCGTCCTGCGCGACGTCGGCCGCGTGCTCCAGATGCCCTATGGTCAGGTCGATCGCCTCTGCAAGCTCGTGCCGAACAACCCGGCAAATCCGGTGACGCTGCAGGAGGCCATCGACGGCGAGCCGAAGCTGCAGGAGGAGCGTGACGCCGATCCGCTGGTCGCGCGCCTGCTCGAGATGGCGCAGAAGCTCGAGGGTCTCTATCGCCACGCGTCGACCCACGCAGCAGGCATGGTGATCGGCGATCGCCCGCTCGACGAGCTGGTTCCGCTCTATCGCGATCCGAAGTCGAACATGCCCGTCACCCAGTTCAACTGGAAGATGGTCGAGGCGGCGGGCCTCGTGAAGTTCGACTTCCTCGGTCTCAAGACGTTGACGGTTCTGACCAAGGCCGTCGAACTCGTGAAGCGCGGGCGCGGCATCGACGTCGATCTCCTGGGTCTGCCGCTCGACGACCGAAAATCCTACGAACTCCTCGCGAAAGCCGACACGGCGGGCGTGTTCCAGCTCGAAAGCACGGGCATGCGCGAAAGCTTGAAGCGGCTGAAGCCTGACCGGTTCGAAGACATCATCGCCATGGTGGCGCTCTATCGCCCCGGCCCGATGGACAACATCCCGACTTACATCAACCGCAAGCACGGCGAGGAGCCGGTCGACTACCTGCATCCGATGCTGGAAGGCATTCTGAAGGAGACCTACGGCGTCATCATCTACCAGGAGCAGGTGATGCAGATCGCGCAGGTCATGGCCGGCTACTCGCTCGGCGACGCAGACCTTCTGCGCCGCGCCATGGGCAAGAAGGACAAGGACGAGATGGCGCGTCAGCAGGCACGCTTTGTCGAAGGTGCGCTGAAGAACAGCGTCAAGAAGGACGACGCCATCTACATCTTCGAGCTGGTCGACAAGTTCGCGGGCTACGGCTTCAACAAGTCCCACGCAGCCGCTTACGCGCTGGTCAGCTATCACACGGCGTACATGAAGGCGAACTTCCGCGAGGAGTTTCTGGCCGCCTCCATGACGCTCGACGCCGGCAACACCGACAAGCTCGCGATGTTCGCAGCGGAAGCCAAGAAGAGCGGCATCCGCGTGCTGCCGCCATGCGTCAATGCCTCGGAGGTCGAGTTCCTTGCCGAGCCGCCGAAGAGCGGCGACAAGCCGGGTGCCATTCGGTATGCGCTCGCCGCCTTGAAGAACATCGGCGCCTCTGCTGTCGAGACCATCGTTGAAAGCCGCAACGCCAAGGGCGCATTCGCGTCACTCGCGGATTTCGCGTCCCGCATCAACACCAAGGCCGTCAACAAGCGCGCTCTGGAAACGCTGGCAGCCGGCGGCGCGTTCGATGCGCTCGAGAGAAATCGCGCGCTCGTCTATGGAAACGCGGACGCGATGATGGCGGAGGCGGGCAAGAAGGCCGACGAGGAGCACACCGGCCAGATCAGCCTTCTGGGTGGCATGGAATCCAACACCGCCTCCGTCGTCCTGAAGCTCAAGCCCGCCGAATCCTGGACGCCGATGGAAAAACTGCAAAAGGAGTTCGACGCGATCGGCTTCTTCCTCTCTGGCCACCCGCTCGATCAGTACGAGAAGGCGCTCGCGAAGCTGAACGTCTATCGATACGTGGATTTCGAGGCCGCAAGCGCGCGCGGTGTCTCAGCGGGACGTCTCGCAGGGATAGTCATTTCCGCACGTGAACGCCGCTCGCAAAAAGGCAACAAATTCGCGTTTGCGATGTTCTCCGACACGAGCGGCCAGTTCGAGGCGGTGATCTTCTCCGATACGCTGGCCGCTTCCCGCCAACTTCTGGAGTCCGGAACTGCCGTGCTGCTCGACGTTGAAGCTGAGCGCGATGGCGATGCGTTGAAAATGCGCGTTCAGAACGTGAAATCGCTCGACGAGGCTGTGGAGCAGATCCCGCGCTCCGTACGCATTCTCGTCGATGGCGACGCACTAAGCCGTAATCCCGCTGGTCTCGAGCAATTGAAGTCTCTGCTGCGTCCGGGAAAGGGCGAAGCCATGATCGAGCTGCAGCTCGCGGATTACGAGCAGCCCGTGCCGATCGCACCGAAGGGCCGCTACGATCTCTCCGCGAAGACAATTGGCCGCATCACAACTGTGCCCGGCGTGTTGGAGGTGATCGAAAGCTGA
- a CDS encoding rhomboid family intramembrane serine protease encodes MFPIGDDNSARRSTPVVTYALIAINVAVFLLELQRGTALITEWAFIPARFSDDPAADSVTILSAMFMHGGWLHLGGNMLYLWIFGDNVEDRFGPVRYLLFYLAAGLAATFAQYTVNPESSIPNVGASGAIAGVLGAYLLMFPKARVDVLLGRQVVAMPAIIVLGFWVVLQVVSGVGSIASTAQTDTGGVAYMAHVGGFVAGLVLGVLFGGLRRPDRIA; translated from the coding sequence ATGTTCCCGATCGGAGATGACAACAGCGCGCGGCGATCCACGCCGGTCGTGACTTACGCGCTGATCGCCATCAACGTCGCGGTCTTCCTGCTCGAGCTGCAGCGCGGCACCGCTCTCATCACCGAATGGGCATTCATCCCTGCTCGTTTCTCGGACGATCCTGCCGCCGATTCCGTGACCATCCTTTCCGCCATGTTCATGCACGGCGGTTGGCTGCATCTCGGTGGCAATATGCTCTACCTCTGGATCTTTGGAGACAATGTCGAGGATCGTTTCGGTCCGGTTCGCTATCTCCTCTTCTATCTCGCCGCTGGCTTGGCGGCGACATTCGCTCAGTACACCGTCAACCCGGAGTCGAGCATTCCCAACGTCGGCGCATCGGGCGCCATAGCAGGCGTCCTCGGCGCCTATCTCCTGATGTTTCCGAAAGCTCGTGTTGATGTCCTGCTCGGCCGGCAGGTGGTGGCCATGCCAGCCATCATTGTTCTCGGGTTCTGGGTCGTCTTGCAGGTTGTGAGCGGCGTCGGCTCCATCGCGAGTACCGCCCAGACCGACACGGGCGGCGTCGCCTATATGGCCCACGTTGGGGGCTTCGTGGCGGGCTTGGTGTTGGGGGTTCTGTTCGGCGGTCTCCGCCGGCCTGACCGTATCGCGTGA
- a CDS encoding L,D-transpeptidase family protein, giving the protein MLRLSGAALAIALLSPVVAPEPAEAQSERRSKQQVSRPAQPISAEAPLLSLVSLNQQRMFVYDANGFVVQTRVSSGRTGHETPKGIYSILEKKVDHTSNIYLDAKMPHMQRLTMTGIALHGGVIPGYAASGGCVRLPFDFARRFFSMTDLGQRVVIAPDVHAPVQLEHSLLFAALPSAAASAPERRAESTGDKARRIGSDVAETLLGVTSAHAATEPQAGAVRTQESAAEARRAERTRLADAVAAAEDRVSKGGEKQKAAQATLSEARTAAQSTATASSRAARAASKAEATLKTAERTLKRASSRIPKDTSKMRSDRLDALRQQEAAERERVAKAAEEVRVTGEAAKSAADAAEAAKQAVAEAQEAVKAARDEIKDAGVAEKDTKKALAAFDRQEQNRALPVSVFVSSATGTVSVRQGNEEVLTVEATIENPDVPLETFMFTAVKWKDESAQTELVWHATEVTDDENAMFASVSDEGSSRRNRQAQSAPLPPETDADKAARTLDRIKIPREVSDRIAEVVKPGSVLIVSSYDVSRSEMKYPGTDFIVQMPEVVAKITKPTPRPSPREEYYADEGGFFFFNGPSYSNSYYRDRDRDRDRRKRRTGGSKSFFW; this is encoded by the coding sequence ATGTTGCGTCTCAGTGGCGCTGCGTTGGCCATTGCCCTGCTCAGCCCGGTGGTTGCACCGGAGCCCGCGGAAGCGCAGTCCGAGCGCAGAAGCAAGCAGCAGGTCTCACGTCCCGCGCAGCCAATCTCGGCAGAAGCCCCCCTGCTCTCGCTGGTCTCACTCAACCAGCAGCGCATGTTCGTGTACGATGCCAACGGCTTCGTCGTGCAGACGCGTGTCTCCTCCGGCCGCACGGGCCACGAGACGCCCAAGGGCATCTACAGCATTCTCGAGAAGAAGGTCGACCACACGTCGAACATCTACCTCGACGCCAAGATGCCCCATATGCAGCGCCTGACGATGACCGGCATCGCGCTGCACGGCGGCGTTATCCCAGGCTACGCGGCCTCGGGGGGCTGCGTGCGGTTGCCGTTCGATTTCGCGCGCCGTTTCTTCAGCATGACCGACCTCGGCCAGCGCGTTGTCATTGCGCCTGACGTTCACGCCCCGGTTCAGTTGGAGCACAGCCTGCTGTTCGCGGCCTTGCCGTCGGCGGCGGCATCGGCGCCGGAGCGGCGGGCTGAGAGTACGGGCGACAAGGCGAGGCGGATCGGCTCGGATGTGGCTGAAACGCTGCTTGGCGTGACGTCCGCGCATGCAGCAACGGAACCGCAGGCCGGCGCCGTTCGCACGCAAGAGAGCGCCGCCGAGGCGCGCCGAGCCGAGCGCACTAGGCTCGCCGACGCCGTCGCTGCGGCGGAGGATCGGGTGAGCAAGGGTGGCGAAAAGCAGAAGGCTGCTCAGGCGACGCTTTCCGAGGCCCGGACGGCCGCCCAATCGACCGCCACCGCTTCGTCCCGCGCAGCGCGCGCTGCATCCAAGGCGGAGGCGACGCTCAAGACCGCGGAACGCACGCTGAAGCGTGCCAGCTCGCGCATTCCCAAGGATACGTCGAAGATGCGCTCCGACAGGCTCGACGCGCTGCGCCAGCAGGAAGCGGCCGAGCGCGAACGGGTCGCCAAGGCAGCAGAAGAGGTGCGGGTCACGGGCGAAGCGGCAAAGTCTGCGGCGGATGCTGCCGAGGCCGCCAAGCAGGCCGTTGCCGAGGCGCAGGAGGCTGTGAAGGCTGCCCGGGACGAGATCAAGGACGCTGGCGTTGCCGAGAAGGACACCAAGAAGGCGCTCGCGGCTTTCGATCGGCAAGAACAGAACCGTGCACTTCCCGTGTCCGTGTTCGTCAGCTCCGCAACCGGTACCGTGTCCGTGCGGCAGGGCAACGAGGAAGTTCTGACGGTCGAGGCGACGATCGAGAACCCCGACGTCCCGCTCGAAACCTTCATGTTCACGGCCGTCAAGTGGAAGGATGAAAGCGCCCAGACAGAGCTGGTATGGCACGCGACAGAAGTGACCGATGACGAAAACGCGATGTTTGCGTCCGTCAGCGACGAGGGAAGCTCACGGCGCAACAGGCAGGCTCAATCTGCCCCGCTTCCGCCGGAGACCGACGCGGACAAGGCGGCGCGTACGCTCGACCGCATCAAGATCCCGCGGGAGGTTTCTGACCGCATCGCAGAAGTCGTGAAGCCGGGCTCGGTGCTGATCGTCTCGAGCTATGACGTGTCGCGCAGCGAGATGAAGTATCCGGGCACGGACTTCATCGTGCAGATGCCGGAGGTCGTGGCCAAGATCACCAAGCCGACGCCCCGGCCTTCCCCCCGGGAGGAATACTACGCGGATGAGGGCGGCTTCTTTTTCTTCAACGGTCCCAGCTATTCGAACTCGTACTACCGGGATAGGGATCGTGATCGTGACCGCCGGAAGCGGCGTACAGGCGGCTCCAAGTCGTTCTTCTGGTAA
- the obgE gene encoding GTPase ObgE: MKFLDLAKIYIKAGDGGDGCIGFRREKFIEFGGPDGGDGGRGGDVVIECVANLNTLIDYRYQQHFKAQRGINGMGRNRAGANGNDCIVKVPPGTVVLAEDQETVLVEMTEPGQRFVVAHGGNGGFGNAHFKSATNQAPRHANPGLPGEEMTIWLRLKLIADAGLVGLPNAGKSTFLAAVSAAKPKIADYPFTTLHPNLGVVRAGESDFVLADIPGLIEGAHEGAGLGTRFLGHVERTQVLLHLVDATQEDVAEAYRTVRRELKAYGGELTKKKEIVALSKCDAVDEETLAERLAALQKAARKKPLALSAVSGLGVKDALFALSREIRRAKADESAANEADITPWRP; encoded by the coding sequence ATGAAGTTCCTCGACCTCGCCAAGATCTACATCAAGGCCGGTGACGGCGGCGATGGCTGCATCGGTTTCCGGCGCGAGAAGTTCATCGAGTTCGGCGGACCGGACGGCGGCGACGGCGGACGCGGCGGCGACGTCGTGATCGAATGCGTGGCCAATCTCAACACGCTGATCGACTACCGCTACCAGCAGCACTTCAAGGCGCAGCGCGGCATCAACGGCATGGGCCGCAACCGGGCTGGCGCCAACGGCAATGACTGCATCGTCAAGGTGCCTCCGGGCACGGTCGTGCTGGCGGAGGACCAGGAGACGGTGCTCGTCGAGATGACCGAGCCCGGGCAGCGCTTCGTCGTGGCGCATGGCGGCAATGGCGGCTTCGGCAACGCACATTTCAAGAGCGCGACCAATCAGGCGCCGCGGCACGCCAATCCCGGGCTGCCGGGCGAGGAAATGACGATCTGGCTCAGGCTCAAGCTGATCGCGGACGCTGGGCTCGTGGGTCTGCCGAACGCCGGCAAATCCACGTTTCTCGCTGCCGTCTCGGCAGCAAAACCCAAGATCGCCGATTACCCCTTCACGACGCTTCACCCCAACCTCGGCGTGGTCCGCGCCGGCGAAAGCGACTTCGTGTTGGCTGACATCCCCGGCCTGATCGAGGGCGCCCACGAAGGCGCCGGACTTGGCACGCGCTTCCTCGGCCACGTGGAGCGGACTCAGGTGCTGCTGCACCTCGTCGACGCGACCCAGGAGGACGTGGCTGAGGCGTACCGGACGGTCCGGCGCGAGCTCAAGGCCTATGGCGGCGAACTCACCAAGAAAAAAGAGATCGTGGCGCTCTCGAAATGCGACGCTGTCGACGAGGAGACGCTGGCCGAGCGCCTCGCCGCGTTGCAGAAGGCGGCGCGCAAAAAACCGCTCGCACTGTCGGCCGTCTCGGGCCTTGGCGTGAAGGACGCGCTCTTTGCACTCTCGCGCGAGATAAGGCGTGCCAAGGCCGACGAGAGCGCGGCCAACGAAGCAGACATCACGCCCTGGCGTCCCTAA
- a CDS encoding GNAT family N-acetyltransferase: MQKPIKTRRLVLRALKDSDVPQLTRLAGDWDVARMTARIPYPYSEAMAREWLASLAPGEFVRAVTFGGTLVGAVGYVPNDDGSAEIGYWIGRPWWGRGFASEAARALVRYCFTTAGFKRLTCCHFEDNLASARVVRKLGFRAKGVVETWSDARQGEYPARTYERARPLRAVLWRITA; the protein is encoded by the coding sequence ATGCAAAAGCCGATCAAGACCCGACGGCTCGTGCTGCGCGCACTCAAGGACAGCGACGTGCCGCAACTGACGCGGCTCGCCGGCGATTGGGACGTGGCACGCATGACGGCGCGGATCCCCTACCCCTATTCGGAGGCGATGGCGCGCGAGTGGCTGGCGTCGCTGGCACCCGGCGAGTTCGTGCGCGCGGTGACGTTCGGAGGAACGCTCGTCGGCGCCGTGGGCTATGTGCCAAACGATGACGGATCGGCCGAGATCGGCTACTGGATCGGGCGGCCATGGTGGGGACGCGGCTTTGCCAGCGAGGCGGCGCGGGCGCTCGTGCGCTACTGTTTCACCACCGCCGGGTTCAAGCGGCTCACCTGCTGCCATTTCGAGGACAACCTCGCCTCCGCGCGCGTGGTCCGGAAGCTCGGCTTTCGGGCAAAGGGCGTGGTGGAGACTTGGTCCGACGCGCGCCAGGGCGAATATCCGGCCCGCACCTATGAGCGCGCGCGTCCGCTCAGGGCGGTTTTGTGGAGGATCACGGCATGA
- the rpmA gene encoding 50S ribosomal protein L27 yields the protein MAQKKAGGSTKNGRDSHSKRLGIKKFGGERVIPGNILCRQRGTQWHPGSGVGIGTDHTIFAVTEGTVSFETKRNGRIYISVLPEKAVAAE from the coding sequence ATGGCACAAAAGAAAGCCGGCGGCTCAACCAAGAACGGCCGCGACTCACATTCGAAGCGCCTCGGCATCAAGAAGTTCGGTGGCGAGCGCGTGATCCCGGGCAACATCCTCTGCCGCCAGCGCGGCACGCAGTGGCATCCGGGCTCGGGCGTCGGCATCGGCACCGATCACACCATCTTCGCTGTCACCGAGGGCACGGTCTCGTTCGAGACCAAGCGCAACGGACGCATCTACATTTCCGTGCTGCCCGAAAAGGCCGTCGCCGCAGAGTAG
- the rplU gene encoding 50S ribosomal protein L21, producing the protein MYAVIKTGGKQYRVAKDDVLTVEKLDGDAGAKIEFTEVLLVGAGDDVKVGKSLPDGAKVTAELVEQTRGPKVIAFKKRRRKNSRRKRGHRQDLTTIRITGISA; encoded by the coding sequence ATGTACGCAGTCATCAAGACGGGCGGCAAGCAATATCGCGTCGCCAAGGACGACGTCCTGACTGTCGAGAAGCTCGACGGGGACGCCGGAGCCAAGATCGAATTCACCGAGGTTCTGCTCGTCGGCGCGGGCGACGACGTCAAGGTCGGCAAGTCGCTGCCGGACGGCGCCAAGGTTACCGCCGAGCTCGTCGAGCAGACGCGCGGCCCCAAGGTCATCGCCTTCAAGAAGCGCCGCCGCAAGAACTCGCGTCGTAAGCGCGGGCATCGTCAGGATCTGACGACCATCCGCATCACGGGCATCTCGGCCTAA
- a CDS encoding extensin family protein, protein MTLAREQCMHLLAGVPAEFDYLEPVKKGQCGLPAPVRLKSVGSGATRVKFSPPVQVNCRMVAALAGWTKSTLQPEARARFKSDVTGILGASGYVCRNIYHRPNGRLSQHALANAIDIGAFSLANGRTIRVLRGWGLTARDIKAQAEARAKAEAKEKAKSKAASANEAVAESKAATSKKDAMRGGKQDRLVTQASLAVSEEKAGTGDTASKKADPAPDAKSAKPTKEALFLRAIHGGACDEFGTVLGPEANDPHRDHFHLDLIPRRGRGYCR, encoded by the coding sequence GTGACGCTCGCGCGCGAGCAGTGCATGCACTTGCTTGCCGGCGTGCCCGCCGAGTTCGACTATCTCGAGCCCGTCAAGAAGGGCCAATGCGGTCTGCCCGCACCCGTGCGGCTCAAGAGCGTCGGCTCCGGTGCGACGCGTGTGAAGTTCAGCCCGCCCGTGCAGGTCAATTGCCGCATGGTTGCGGCGCTGGCAGGTTGGACGAAGTCCACGCTTCAGCCTGAGGCCCGTGCCAGGTTCAAATCCGACGTCACAGGCATCCTCGGCGCGTCCGGCTACGTTTGCCGCAATATCTATCACCGCCCGAACGGGCGCCTGAGCCAGCACGCGCTCGCCAATGCCATCGACATCGGTGCCTTCTCGCTGGCCAACGGCCGCACCATCCGCGTGTTGCGGGGCTGGGGGCTGACGGCGCGCGATATCAAGGCTCAGGCGGAAGCGCGCGCCAAGGCGGAAGCCAAGGAGAAGGCCAAAAGCAAAGCGGCCTCTGCCAATGAGGCCGTCGCCGAGAGCAAGGCGGCCACGAGCAAGAAAGATGCGATGCGCGGCGGCAAACAGGATCGTCTGGTGACGCAGGCGTCCCTCGCGGTGTCCGAGGAAAAGGCGGGTACAGGAGACACGGCGTCGAAAAAGGCCGATCCCGCGCCGGATGCCAAGTCGGCCAAGCCCACCAAGGAGGCCCTATTCCTGCGCGCCATCCATGGTGGCGCGTGCGACGAGTTCGGCACCGTGCTTGGCCCCGAAGCCAACGATCCGCACCGGGATCACTTCCACCTCGATCTGATCCCGCGCCGCGGTCGCGGCTATTGCCGCTGA
- a CDS encoding PspC domain-containing protein, with product MSDPTLYTSPGLRRVSQGAIIAGVCGGIARWLGWDPTLVRFLYVVATIVSIGFPGILTYLLLWIIMPRD from the coding sequence ATGTCGGATCCTACTCTCTACACCTCCCCAGGACTGCGCCGGGTGAGCCAAGGCGCGATTATCGCCGGTGTTTGCGGAGGCATCGCGCGGTGGCTCGGCTGGGACCCGACGCTTGTGCGGTTCCTCTATGTCGTCGCCACAATCGTCTCGATTGGCTTCCCGGGCATTCTGACCTACCTCCTCTTGTGGATCATCATGCCGCGCGACTGA
- a CDS encoding 2TM domain-containing protein: MDDLFEHLMESERDKAINGFYTHFIVFLSVIAALAVVNLISGGAFWIQWVVLGWGIGVAFHAYTIFVLRPRREHEARERRRAELERRTGASAAGSPGASDPTSGQ; encoded by the coding sequence ATGGACGATCTCTTCGAGCATCTCATGGAGAGCGAGCGCGACAAGGCCATCAACGGCTTCTACACGCATTTCATCGTCTTCCTGTCCGTGATCGCCGCGCTCGCCGTCGTGAATCTGATCAGCGGCGGCGCGTTCTGGATTCAGTGGGTCGTGCTTGGTTGGGGTATCGGCGTCGCATTTCACGCCTACACGATATTCGTGCTTCGGCCCCGGCGTGAGCACGAAGCGCGCGAGCGCCGGCGCGCGGAGCTGGAGCGCAGGACAGGGGCCTCTGCCGCGGGATCGCCGGGAGCATCCGACCCCACGAGTGGGCAGTAG
- a CDS encoding DUF1428 domain-containing protein, protein MAYVDGFLLVVPTDKIDEYKKIAKKAGKIWLEYGALEYRECVGEHLDMPFGRPFPKLLKLKPDETAVFSWIVYKSRAHRDQVNAKVMQDKRLAGMDPKTMPFDMKKMSMGGFDVLVSL, encoded by the coding sequence ATGGCCTATGTGGACGGTTTCCTGCTGGTGGTGCCCACCGATAAAATCGACGAGTACAAGAAGATCGCGAAGAAGGCCGGCAAGATCTGGCTGGAGTACGGCGCGCTAGAGTACCGCGAATGCGTGGGCGAACATCTCGACATGCCGTTCGGGCGTCCTTTCCCGAAGCTTCTGAAGCTCAAGCCCGACGAAACGGCCGTGTTCTCGTGGATCGTCTACAAATCACGCGCGCATCGTGATCAGGTCAACGCCAAGGTGATGCAGGACAAGCGGCTTGCCGGCATGGATCCGAAGACCATGCCGTTCGACATGAAAAAGATGTCGATGGGCGGGTTTGACGTGCTGGTGTCGCTATAA
- a CDS encoding TRAP transporter small permease translates to MEASRSKAARILDSLEEIIIATLLAAATLVIFVAIVQRYGLSGVASVYRWSRAEDIPWLTSFTRSLFFAIAYVRLTWAQELCIFMIVWMAKFGAAYGVRTGIHVGVDILVERLTGEWKRAMIVAGLLAGALFTVIVGTLGAHLVWHIASTGQTSAVLEVPMWIVYLAVPLGSYLMCFRFLEVAWHFWQTGERPHHDPGAVEGIETPPPAGGER, encoded by the coding sequence ATGGAGGCATCGCGCTCGAAGGCCGCGCGCATTCTGGATTCGCTCGAGGAAATCATCATCGCGACGCTGCTCGCCGCAGCGACGTTGGTGATTTTCGTTGCCATCGTGCAGCGTTACGGCCTGTCGGGTGTCGCATCCGTCTATCGTTGGTCACGCGCCGAAGATATCCCCTGGCTGACCAGCTTCACCCGCAGCCTGTTCTTCGCCATCGCCTACGTGCGGCTCACCTGGGCGCAGGAGCTGTGCATCTTCATGATCGTCTGGATGGCGAAGTTCGGCGCCGCCTACGGCGTGCGCACCGGCATTCACGTCGGCGTCGACATCTTGGTCGAGCGGCTAACCGGCGAATGGAAGCGAGCCATGATCGTCGCCGGGCTCCTCGCAGGAGCTCTGTTCACCGTCATTGTCGGTACGCTCGGCGCCCACCTCGTTTGGCACATCGCCTCGACCGGTCAAACGTCCGCAGTGCTCGAGGTGCCGATGTGGATCGTGTACCTCGCGGTCCCGCTCGGCTCCTATCTGATGTGCTTCCGATTCCTTGAGGTTGCCTGGCACTTCTGGCAGACCGGCGAGCGTCCCCATCACGACCCAGGCGCGGTTGAGGGCATCGAAACGCCGCCTCCGGCGGGAGGCGAGCGATGA